The following DNA comes from Deltaproteobacteria bacterium.
GCGCGCGGCGGCGATTGCCCGGCGCGCGCGCAGCATCGTCGATCGCTACCTCCGTCTCGAGACCATGGTCGAGCGGGTCGAGGCGCGGCTCATTGCCGTCGCAGAGGGCCGGGCTGGAGCCGTAGACGACCCCGATGGACAGGAGATCCATCCGTGGGAGCGTGCGGCGCCGGAGGAGCCGTCGCCCGCAGCGGTGGGCTAGCGATCCTGTCCGTCGGGCGCCGCCGGGCTGCAGAGGATCCGGGATCGGTCCGGGCCCGGGGCTCCGTGCGGGCCGGTGCGCCGGGCGGCCAGCAGCGCGAGCGCAAACCCGGCCAGGTCCCCGGGCATGGCAGGCCGCCAGTCTCGCCAGGCGTCCCTGAGCTTCCAGGGGTGAGCGCCGAGCAGCGCCGCGAGGAGCGGGCGGACGTGGGCCCGATACAGGCGGGAGGCCTCTCGTCCGAGGGCACGGTAGGGATGTTCGGGGTCGGCGTTGCGGGCGAGGAACAGCATGCGGTTGCGGCGGACGGAATAGGGCAGCGTCGGCCCGATCGACTGGTTCTCGAGGTGCTCGATCGTGGGAGCGGCGACGCAGAGCACGCGATAGCCTCGCCTCCGGAGCCGAACGCAGAGCTCGACGTCCTCGTAGAAGCCCGGGAAGTACCCCTCGTGGAAGCCGCCGAGCTCGCGGAACACACCCCGGCGAATCGCGAGCGCCGCGCCGGGCACATAGTCGACCACCGCCTCGGAGTCGTACTGGCCGCGGTCGTGCTCTCCCTGCCCGCGGTGCCGGCAGAAGCCATGCTCGCCGATCACGCCGCCGGCCGACTGCAGGCGTCCATCCGGGTAGACCAGCTTGCATCCGGCGGCGCCGACGTCAC
Coding sequences within:
- a CDS encoding glycosyltransferase family 2 protein produces the protein MSIAAIGGYLVNEPSDAEFAHVGRTLVSSAHPQPAPHRMTPGPRPRVSLVTVTFNAAGFISPFCEAVSRLSYPALEVLIVDNASHDGTAAVLRRALPRATVIEARRNGGFAAGCNLGAAAASGDVLFFLNPDTRPPPEAVEPLCRPVFERRDVGAAGCKLVYPDGRLQSAGGVIGEHGFCRHRGQGEHDRGQYDSEAVVDYVPGAALAIRRGVFRELGGFHEGYFPGFYEDVELCVRLRRRGYRVLCVAAPTIEHLENQSIGPTLPYSVRRNRMLFLARNADPEHPYRALGREASRLYRAHVRPLLAALLGAHPWKLRDAWRDWRPAMPGDLAGFALALLAARRTGPHGAPGPDRSRILCSPAAPDGQDR